One genomic segment of Oncorhynchus mykiss isolate Arlee chromosome 10, USDA_OmykA_1.1, whole genome shotgun sequence includes these proteins:
- the LOC110498446 gene encoding ELMO domain-containing protein 2, producing the protein MFGSIWGYFYTSFLRYWLKWFIRQVTGKCELQRICAGYKPGAPRTTKAEYSLKNSKSKLLRAAVEVEEDGLEKHLDLVMREKNVKTQRDPTFKVNLKLCLLQITGYRNLFTSVEELRKENFDSDKVQHEEMLLKLWDLLMPEVKLESRVTKQWGDIGFQGDDPKTDFRGMGMLGLTNLVFFSENYTEEARQVLSHANHPKLGYSYAIVGINLTEMAYSLLKSGALKPHFYNTVSGRPQLQHLHQLFCYLVYKFDKFWVEEEPESIMEFNHYREKFHDNIKIQLLDPAVALTMTDSPRSN; encoded by the exons ATGTTCGGCAGCATCTGGGGATACTTCTACACGTCCTTCCTTAGATACTGGCTGAAGTGGTTCATCAGACAGGTGACAGGGAAATGCGAGCTGCAAAGGATTTGTGCCGGCTACAAGCCTGGGGCGCCCAGGACAACGAAAGCAG AATACTCACTCAAGAACTCCAAATCTAAG ctATTAAGAGCTGCTGTGGAAGTGGAGGAGGATGGTTTGGAGAAGCATCTGGATCTTGTCATGAGGGAAAAGAATGTCAAAACGCAGAGGGATCCCAC GTTTAAGGTGAATCTGAAGCTGTGTCTCTTACAAATAACGGGATACAGGAACTTATTCACGTCCGTGGAAGAGTTGAGGAAGGAGAATTTTGACTCGGATAAAGTCCAACACGAGGAAATGCTTTTGAAG TTGTGGGACCTGTTGATGCCCGAGGTCAAACTGGAGTCCAGAGTTACCAAACAGTGGGGCGACATTGGTTTCCAAGGCGATGACCCCAAGACTGACTTCCGAGGAATGGGCATGTTGGGCCTAACCAACCTTGT GTTCTTTAGTGAGAACTACACTGAAGAGGCTCGGCAAGTGCTGTCCCACGCAAACCATCCCAAACTGGG GTACTCCTATGCCATAGTGGGTATCAACCTGACGGAGATGGCGTACAGTTTACTGAAGAGTGGTGCTCTCAAACCCCACTTCTACAACACGGTGTCTGGGAGACCCCAACTGCAGCACCTCCATCAGCTGTTCT GTTACCTGGTGTACAAGTTTGATAAGTTCTGGGTGGAGGAGGAGCCCGAAAGCATAATGGAGTTCAACCACTACAGGGAAAAGTTCCACGACAATATCAAGATTCAACTGCTGGACCCCGCCGTCGCCCTCACCATGACGGATAGTCCAAGAAGTAACTGA
- the LOC110498433 gene encoding G protein-regulated inducer of neurite outgrowth 3-like, which produces MGTNPKRTVTVQMVPQLAGVEALGNQESNANWAKEPNLNLTQGCPAPTTTTTPVPTEHTQDNLCLTTPNTTSRIQSTGHGQPVGGGVGSNTNTPFSTNGDGGKSPSDHVIGVEQQIVLTCRGGVSVTEATAEGSRDGNANLTALTPTAAAEEKEKHICKASLSSAITSSKVDVHTNYCREKEPGGAGAGEGCAAKPSPEPTAVQSATARVSAVAKEESLLEGDNKNATTPNQHPPQTCDPKHTSASEVLTSLTTPKQGKAEGAAVTSNKVAPPPYKSKEADNSTTTQSLSPLPSPATATATATATNPTPSERPLQASKENTPKTNSQNPPSQTEHNKTAATPQPEQTKETAVAPVNAAITITPPSSDSKENVGLRNKASSPAPPKKKDLKPTPVAKTEICLDKHLQAASSESSSQKESPSSPNEAQQNQQPEAQQSQNQQPEAQQSQNQQPEAQQGQNQQPEAQQGQNQQPAHHAAQVTDEAVQTASVSEEMQQKAHCKLYREASTMTHTPIATPTATPTHSKQGQDVEVQAVANVCSRAVSTSPSLFPLPPPYRSTDRGAALREEAAAESLSVVYQVPLHQIHMGSSPSCPPPPNYTAGLRSGSERLTLEAGLCSSQSAGVVLHAEEAVAALHAEVARLGAKPKDLSVGGAAALCNIQQRGALPPLQPVYQINIESCGSQNEPVAKANHHQHRGEKAVADSQSKPNAAEKPKVSNEGQTVPTQPAKPPSAKAPSPLSPTAASKTKSFDNKAAPPPSQSTPSVTKPSQASTTTSKKTEDTKPKTTVKAAKQSIVKGVGGVKALLGKKKQEQLEPERKEKEDEDEEGKQKGEKSVHDVLWDEQGMTWEVYGASVDPESLGFAIQSHLQCKIKEQEKKVVTQSSLRKSISVPPVVPDSPATVAVDDTNSRKNKRRQQNVFRSMLKNVRRPKCCAHPPPTAVLE; this is translated from the coding sequence ATGGGAACCAACCCAAAAAGGACAGTGACAGTCCAAATGGTCCCTCAGCTGGCTGGAGTGGAAGCTCTGGGAAACCAGGAGTCTAACGCCAACTGGGCTAAAGAACCTAACCTGAACCTCACTCAGGGTTGCCCTgcccccaccactaccactacccctgtccctacagaacacacacaggataacCTGTGTCTGACAACCCCCAACACAACCTCCAGGATCCAATCAACTGGCCATGGACAACCGGTTGGCGGCGGGGTGGGGTCCAACACCAATACACCTTTCTCGACCAATGGCGACGGAGGGAAATCGCCATCGGATCATGTGATTGGAGTAGAGCAGCAAATTGTATTGACATGCCGAGGAGGTGTGAGTGTAACCGAGGCGACGGCAGAGGGCAGTAGGGACGGCAACGCCAATTTGACAGCGTTAACCCCCACAGCCGCCGCCGAGGAGAAGGAGAAGCATATCTGTAAGGCAAGCCTGTCGTCCGCCATTACATCATCAAAGGTTGACGTGCATACAAATTactgcagagagaaagagcctGGTGGAGCAGGGGCGGGGGAGGGGTGTGCAGCCAAGCCATCGCCAGAGCCCACAGCAGTACAGAGTGCTACAGCCAGAGTTTCTGCAGTAGCTAAAGAGGAGTCACTACTAGAAGGGGACAACAAAAACGCAACCACACCAAATCAACATCCCCCTCAGACCTGTGATCCAAAGCATACCTCGGCCTCTGAAGTGCTGACGTCTCTGACGACTCCCAAACAAGGTAAGGCAGAGGGAGCTGcagtgacttcaaacaaggttgcTCCACCTCCTTACAAATCAAAAGAGGCTGATAATAGTACTACAACACAGAGTCTCTCACCTTTACCTAGCCCCGCCACCGCCACCGCCACCGCCACCGCCACCAACCCTACTCCATCAGAACGTCCTCTACAGGCCTCTAAAGAAAATACGCCCAAGACAAACTCTCAGAACCCTCCTTCCCAAACGGAACATAATAAAACGGCAGCTACACCACAGCCGGAACAGACCAAGGAGACTGCAGTAGCTCCTGTCAATGCTGCCATCACCATCACGCCTCCATCATCAGACAGCAAGGAGAATGTAGGGCTTAGGAATAAGGCCTCAAGTCCGGCACCTCCCAAGAAGAAGGATTTAAAACCTACTCCAGTAGCAAAGACAGAGATCTGCTTAGATAAACACCTGCAGGCGGCATCATCAGAGTCTTCATCACAGAAGGAGTCTCCCTCGTCACCCAACGAGGCCCAACAGAACCAACAGCCTGAGGCCCAACAGAGCCAGAACCAACAGCCTGAGGCCCAACAGAGCCAGAACCAACAGCCTGAGGCCCAACAGGGCCAGAACCAACAGCCTGAGGCCCAACAGGGCCAGAACCAGCAGCCTGCCCACCATGCAGCACAGGTGACAGACGAAGCCGTCCAGACTGCCTCGGTCTCGGAGGAGATGCAACAGAAAGCCCACTGCAAACTATACCGGGAGGCCTCCACCATGACCCACACCCCCATCGCCACCCCCACCGCCACCCCCACCCATAGCAAGCAGGGCCAAGATGTGGAGGTCCAGGCAGTGGCTAACGTGTGCAGCCGGGCGGTCTCCACCAGCCCCAGCCTGTTTCCTCTGCCCCCGCCCTACAGGTCCACTGACAGAGGTGCTGCCCTGAGGGAGGAAGCAGCAGCTGAGAGCCTGTCTGTGGTCTACCAGGTGCCCCTCCACCAGATTCACATGGGCAGCAGTCCATCCTGCCCCCCGCCACCTAACTACACCGCAGGTCTCAGGTCCGGGTCAGAGCGATTGACCCTGGAGGCGGGGTTATGCTCCAGTCAGAGTGCCGGGGTGGTGCTCCATGCAGAGGAGGCGGTGGCGGCCCTCCATGCAGAGGTCGCCAGGCTGGGGGCCAAGCCTAAAGATCTGTCAGTCGGGGGGGCAGCAGCGCTATGCAACATCCAGCAGAGAGGAGCACTCCCGCCTCTGCAGCCCGTCTACCAGATCAACATCGAGTCGTGCGGCAGCCAAAACGAGCCGGTAGCTAAAGCGAATCATCACCAGCATCGAGGCGAGAAGGCAGTGGCAGACTCCCAATCCAAACCCAATGCAGCAGAGAAACCAAAGGTGTCTAATGAAGGGCAGACCGTGCCAACGCAGCCTGCCAAGCCTCCCTCTGCTAAAGCTCCATCCCCCTTGTCGCCAACTGCCGCAAGCAAGACCAAATCCTTCGACAATAaggctgctcctcctccttcgcAGTCAACTCCTTCCGTTACCAAGCCCAGCCAGGCCTCAACGACAACCTCCAAAAAAACAGAGGACACTAAACCCAAGACGACAGTGAAAGCAGCGAAGCAGAGCATTGTTAAGGGGGTTGGGGGCGTTAAGGCTTTGTTGGGCAAGAAGAAGCAGGAGCAGCTAgagccggagaggaaggaaaaggaggaCGAAGACGAGGAGGGGAaacagaaaggagagaagagcGTGCACGATGTGCTGTGGGACGAGCAGGGGATGACCTGGGAGGTGTACGGAGCATCCGTTGACCCCGAGTCCCTTGGCTTTGCCATCCAGAGCCACCTGCAGTGTAAGATCAAAGAACAAGAGAAGAAGGTCGTGACCCAGTCATCACTCAGGAAGTCCATCTCAGTGCCGCCGGTGGTGCCCGACTCGCCCGCCACCGTTGCCGTGGACGACACCAACAGCAGGAAAAACAAGAGGAGGCAGCAGAACGTTTTCAGGTCCATGCTGAAAAATGTCAGACGGCCCAAGTGCTGCGCGCACCCTCCCCCTACCGCCGTGCTGGAGTGA